One genomic region from Listeria monocytogenes encodes:
- a CDS encoding acyl carrier protein has product MAEVLEKVTKIIVDRLGVEESKVTLEASFKEDLGADSLDVVELVMELEDEFGVEISDGDAENINTVGDAVKYIEANA; this is encoded by the coding sequence ATGGCAGAAGTATTAGAAAAAGTTACAAAAATCATCGTCGACCGTCTAGGTGTCGAGGAATCCAAAGTAACTTTAGAAGCTTCCTTCAAAGAAGATCTAGGTGCAGATTCCCTAGATGTTGTTGAATTAGTAATGGAACTTGAAGACGAGTTCGGAGTTGAAATCTCTGATGGCGACGCTGAAAACATTAACACAGTTGGTGATGCAGTGAAGTACATAGAGGCGAACGCATAA
- the fabD gene encoding ACP S-malonyltransferase, whose amino-acid sequence MTKIAFVFPGQGAQKIGMGQDVAAEYPEAKKIYDDADERLGFSITEIITEGPIELLTKSENAQPALVSTSVAILRALETYGVKADYVAGHSLGEYSALVAGGFLEASDAIYLVRKRGELMEAAVPNGAGAMAAVLGVDRETLKTITEEVTREGDAVQLANLNCPGQIVISGTTAGVEKAGEKAKESGAKRVLPLAVSGPFHSSLMEPAALAFREILAEVEISDGNIPVVNNVDAKQTTDKAEISDKLIKQIYSPVLWEDIVEELIKNGVDTFVEIGSGKVLAGLIKKINRDVTVLSAGDAESVKSVAATLKGE is encoded by the coding sequence ATGACTAAAATTGCATTTGTATTTCCCGGTCAAGGAGCACAAAAAATTGGCATGGGACAAGATGTAGCAGCAGAATATCCTGAAGCAAAAAAAATCTATGATGATGCTGACGAAAGACTCGGGTTTTCAATCACAGAAATTATTACAGAAGGTCCAATTGAATTATTAACGAAATCCGAAAACGCACAACCAGCATTAGTTTCCACAAGTGTCGCTATTTTACGTGCACTGGAAACGTATGGTGTGAAAGCTGATTACGTAGCGGGACATAGTCTTGGTGAATATAGTGCACTTGTTGCAGGCGGATTTTTAGAAGCAAGTGATGCGATTTACCTTGTACGTAAACGCGGTGAATTAATGGAAGCAGCTGTACCAAACGGTGCCGGTGCGATGGCTGCAGTTCTTGGCGTAGACCGGGAAACATTAAAAACAATTACGGAAGAAGTAACCAGAGAAGGGGATGCAGTACAACTTGCCAACCTTAACTGCCCAGGACAAATCGTTATTTCCGGAACAACAGCTGGCGTTGAAAAAGCAGGCGAAAAAGCAAAAGAAAGTGGCGCAAAACGCGTATTACCACTTGCTGTTAGCGGACCTTTCCACTCTAGCTTAATGGAACCAGCCGCACTTGCTTTCCGTGAGATTTTAGCAGAAGTAGAAATTTCAGATGGTAACATTCCAGTTGTTAACAATGTGGATGCCAAACAAACTACTGATAAAGCGGAAATTAGTGATAAATTAATCAAACAAATTTACTCTCCAGTACTATGGGAAGATATCGTCGAAGAACTAATTAAAAACGGCGTAGATACGTTTGTCGAAATTGGTTCTGGAAAAGTGTTAGCGGGTTTAATTAAAAAAATCAATCGTGATGTAACTGTACTGTCAGCAGGTGACGCTGAATCAGTGAAAAGCGTTGCAGCAACTTTGAAAGGAGAATAA
- the fapR gene encoding transcription factor FapR, with amino-acid sequence MKKYSKKDRQMKLQVAIEENPFITDEQLAEKFGVSVQTIRLDRVALSIPELRERIKHVASVNYADAVKSLPIDEVIGEIIDIQLSKSAISIFDVRSEHVFKRNKIARGHHLFAQANSLATAVIPNEIALTTQATVRFVRSVNEGERIIAKAKVRPATDNRAITIVDVKSYVGDEIVLKGKFEMYHATQK; translated from the coding sequence ATGAAAAAATATTCTAAAAAGGATCGTCAAATGAAACTTCAAGTTGCTATTGAAGAAAATCCTTTCATAACAGATGAGCAGCTTGCAGAAAAATTTGGGGTCAGTGTGCAAACTATCCGTTTAGATAGGGTAGCACTTTCTATCCCCGAACTCAGAGAGCGAATCAAACATGTTGCGAGTGTCAATTATGCCGATGCAGTAAAAAGCCTTCCCATCGATGAAGTGATTGGTGAAATTATTGATATTCAACTTAGCAAGAGCGCTATTTCGATTTTTGATGTGCGTAGTGAGCACGTTTTTAAAAGAAATAAAATCGCTCGTGGGCATCATTTGTTTGCCCAAGCTAATTCCTTAGCAACCGCCGTCATCCCAAATGAAATAGCTCTAACAACACAAGCAACCGTTCGCTTTGTTCGTTCTGTAAACGAAGGAGAACGCATCATCGCAAAAGCAAAAGTACGTCCGGCAACAGACAACAGAGCTATTACAATCGTAGACGTGAAAAGCTATGTTGGAGATGAAATTGTACTTAAAGGCAAATTTGAAATGTATCACGCAACGCAAAAATGA
- the rnc gene encoding ribonuclease III, which translates to MNQWEELQESVGFDFKNVELLKQAFTHSSYVNEHRRENVKDNERLEFLGDAVLELTVSDYLFNKYPDMAEGHMTKMRAAIVCEPSLVEFAEAVHFSKYVRLGKGEEKAGGRTRPALLADVFESFIGALYLDNGIDKVVTFLERVIFPKIDAGAYLQTVDYKTQLQEIVQRDRDVLIEYDILGETGPAHNKAFDAQVIVNGQVLGKGSGRTKKQAEQSAAQFAINQLTHR; encoded by the coding sequence ATGAATCAATGGGAAGAATTACAAGAAAGCGTTGGATTCGATTTTAAAAATGTAGAATTATTAAAACAAGCATTTACACATTCCTCGTACGTCAACGAACACCGCCGGGAAAATGTGAAAGATAATGAACGCCTAGAGTTTTTGGGTGATGCAGTACTTGAATTAACGGTATCAGACTATCTATTTAACAAATATCCAGATATGGCAGAAGGGCACATGACAAAAATGCGTGCAGCAATTGTTTGTGAGCCTTCTTTAGTTGAGTTTGCAGAAGCAGTACATTTTTCTAAATACGTACGACTTGGTAAAGGGGAAGAGAAAGCTGGTGGAAGAACTCGTCCAGCACTTCTTGCGGATGTATTCGAATCTTTTATCGGCGCGCTTTATTTAGATAATGGGATTGATAAAGTTGTTACATTTTTAGAACGCGTCATTTTTCCGAAGATTGATGCAGGGGCATATCTACAAACAGTTGATTATAAAACGCAACTGCAAGAAATTGTTCAACGGGACCGTGATGTCCTGATCGAATATGATATCCTTGGTGAAACAGGACCAGCACACAATAAAGCATTCGATGCGCAAGTAATTGTTAATGGACAAGTACTCGGAAAAGGCAGCGGCAGAACAAAAAAACAAGCAGAACAAAGTGCGGCACAATTTGCTATAAACCAACTAACACACAGATAA
- the plsX gene encoding phosphate acyltransferase PlsX — protein sequence MKIAVDAMGGDHAPKEIVLGVMKAVAQYKDVEILLFGDETKINEYLTDKTRVKIIHTDEKIESDDEPVRAVKRKKKASMVLAAQAVKDGEADACISAGNTGALMSTGLFVIGRIKGIDRPALAPTLPTVTGKGFVMLDLGANAEAKPEHLLQFGLMGSVYAEKVRKIDRPRVALLNIGTEETKGNDLTKKSFELMKNQDAYEFIGNIEARDLLMDVADVVVTDGFTGNMVLKSIEGTGAAFLSMLKMSLLNGFKNKVAASFLKKDLMALKAKMDYSEYGGACLFGVQAPVVKAHGSSNANGIFTTIRQVREMVEKQVVETIKAEVDKVKVGGTESND from the coding sequence ATGAAAATTGCTGTAGATGCGATGGGTGGAGATCACGCACCAAAAGAAATTGTTTTAGGTGTGATGAAAGCTGTGGCCCAATATAAAGATGTTGAAATTCTTCTTTTTGGAGACGAAACAAAAATAAATGAATATTTAACTGATAAAACCCGCGTAAAAATTATACATACCGATGAAAAAATTGAAAGTGATGATGAACCAGTTCGCGCTGTAAAACGGAAGAAAAAAGCTTCCATGGTACTTGCTGCCCAAGCGGTAAAAGACGGAGAAGCAGATGCCTGTATTTCAGCTGGAAACACTGGTGCACTAATGTCTACCGGATTGTTCGTCATTGGCCGTATTAAAGGAATTGACCGTCCAGCACTTGCACCTACGCTACCAACCGTGACAGGAAAAGGCTTTGTTATGCTTGATTTAGGAGCAAATGCGGAAGCAAAACCAGAACATTTACTACAATTTGGTTTAATGGGCTCGGTTTACGCAGAAAAAGTGCGTAAAATTGATCGTCCGCGCGTAGCACTTTTAAACATTGGAACAGAAGAAACAAAAGGAAATGATTTAACAAAAAAATCATTCGAACTCATGAAAAATCAAGATGCTTATGAATTTATCGGCAACATCGAAGCGCGTGATTTATTAATGGATGTAGCAGATGTTGTTGTAACCGACGGATTTACTGGTAATATGGTACTTAAGTCCATCGAAGGAACAGGCGCCGCTTTCCTAAGTATGCTAAAAATGAGTTTGCTTAATGGCTTTAAAAATAAAGTTGCAGCAAGCTTCTTGAAAAAAGATTTAATGGCTTTAAAAGCAAAAATGGATTATAGCGAATATGGCGGTGCTTGTTTGTTCGGTGTTCAAGCTCCAGTTGTAAAAGCCCACGGTTCATCCAATGCTAATGGTATTTTTACCACTATCCGTCAAGTACGTGAAATGGTTGAAAAACAAGTGGTCGAAACAATTAAAGCAGAAGTAGACAAAGTAAAAGTAGGAGGAACAGAATCTAATGACTAA
- the fabG gene encoding 3-oxoacyl-[acyl-carrier-protein] reductase, producing MTLQGKVAVVTGGSRGIGRDIAINLAKEGANIFFNYNGSPEAAEETAKLVAEHGVEVEAMKANVAIAEDVDAFFKQAIERFGRVDILVNNAGITRDNLLMRMKEDEWDDVININLKGTFLCTKAVSRTMMKQRAGKIINMASVVGLIGNAGQANYVASKAGVIGLTKTTARELAPRGINVNAVAPGFITTDMTDKLDEKTKEAMLAQIPLGAYGTTEDIANAVLFLASDASKYITGQTLSVDGGMVM from the coding sequence ATGACTTTACAAGGAAAAGTAGCAGTAGTAACAGGTGGATCACGCGGAATTGGACGTGACATTGCCATTAACTTAGCCAAAGAAGGCGCGAATATTTTCTTCAATTACAATGGTAGCCCAGAAGCTGCGGAAGAAACAGCAAAACTCGTTGCTGAACATGGTGTTGAAGTAGAAGCAATGAAAGCAAACGTAGCCATTGCCGAAGATGTAGATGCCTTTTTCAAACAAGCAATCGAACGCTTTGGTCGTGTGGATATTCTCGTGAATAATGCGGGAATTACACGGGATAATTTATTAATGCGTATGAAAGAAGACGAATGGGATGACGTTATTAACATCAACCTAAAAGGAACTTTCCTTTGTACAAAAGCAGTAAGTCGTACAATGATGAAACAACGCGCAGGTAAAATTATCAACATGGCATCTGTTGTTGGTTTGATTGGTAATGCAGGTCAAGCAAATTACGTAGCAAGTAAAGCGGGCGTTATCGGTTTAACAAAAACAACTGCTCGAGAACTTGCGCCCCGTGGTATTAACGTAAATGCTGTTGCTCCTGGTTTCATTACAACAGATATGACAGACAAATTAGACGAAAAAACAAAAGAAGCAATGTTAGCACAAATTCCGCTTGGTGCTTACGGAACAACCGAAGATATTGCGAATGCAGTTCTTTTCTTAGCAAGTGATGCTTCGAAGTATATTACTGGTCAAACACTATCCGTTGATGGCGGAATGGTGATGTAA
- the smc gene encoding chromosome segregation protein SMC, with amino-acid sequence MLLKRLEMNGFKSFADKVAIDFVPGMTAVVGPNGSGKSNITEAIRWVLGEQSAKSLRGGRMGDVIFAGSDTRKPINFAEVSLILENEDHFLPLDYSEVAVTRRIYRNGDSEFLINKENCRLKDIVDLFMDSGLGRESFSIISQGKIDEILNSKPEERRSIFEEAAGVLKYKHRKKQAENKLFETEENLNRVQDILYELEGQLEPLEMQASIAKDYLFQQEELEKYEVTLLASEISSLTEKLAEVRKEFGENQTVLIKLREELHAEEAVISREKQALNETDIALDKLQERLLVETEKLEQLEGERNLQLERKKHSSENEQVYAETLAAITEKITALEEQKEVLSSSKLEKETALEIAIKAKKELEATLAKYDDLSEEAIENRKSDYIDLRHTQTTINNDLGYIERQIGQITSRIDKLDLENSHHVDDRKDMLAQIETTKTHLTKIQSELTEQMEIYREVQQTLAKQEAVFGTQERALYKHYETVQQMKSRKETLEELADDYAGFFQGVREVLKAKKEIPGILGALVELVEIPAKYQQAMETALGASAQNVVVEDDRVAREAISFLKKTKSGRATFLPLSTIQPRELPAATKNALSNQPAFIALASEVISFDEKVSPVILNALGTTILAKDLKGANTLARLVNFRYRIVTLEGDVVNAGGSMTGGATKGGKSSILTRKHELGQLAEKIAELNESTREIESAVQLAKDSMAKKREELEETRVIGENLRLQEKELLGKLDRETENLERFNKQLQLYDIEKADGSEELNKLLERKETLLQEQVEIAKQIEVTDEEIKAMTSSSKALESKRAADLESLSSLKAQIAAKREQLQSATEAVERVTTTLHENYEQKEAAEQKLASLKTNLTSVHTSEETARKSIEELRKDKTETSEKLTQTRQTRAELQEKLELLEAELTQKNNQISFYMEQKNNAEISIGRLEVDIANRIDRLQEAYLLTPEQAEEKILSEVNTEQARSKVRLLKRSIDELGIVNIGAIEEFERIQERFDFLTGQQADLLAAKETLFKVMDEMDEEMKIRFSESFEAIKTEFAIVFPELFGGGSAELVLLDPENLLTTGIDIVVQPPGKKLQNLSLRSGGERALTAIALLFAIIRVRPVPFCILDEVEAALDEANVTRFSRYLKQFESGTQFIVITHRKGTMEEADVLYGVTMQESGVSKLVSVRLEETAELIK; translated from the coding sequence ATGTTATTAAAACGATTAGAAATGAATGGCTTTAAATCCTTTGCTGACAAAGTTGCGATAGATTTCGTGCCCGGCATGACTGCAGTTGTAGGACCAAATGGCAGCGGGAAAAGTAATATTACAGAAGCAATCCGCTGGGTACTTGGTGAGCAGTCCGCTAAATCGCTCCGTGGTGGCCGAATGGGTGATGTTATTTTTGCTGGAAGTGATACACGTAAACCAATTAATTTTGCGGAAGTATCGCTTATCCTCGAAAATGAAGACCATTTTTTACCACTTGATTATAGCGAAGTAGCTGTTACTAGACGGATTTACCGTAATGGTGATAGTGAATTTTTAATTAATAAAGAGAATTGTCGACTGAAAGATATTGTCGATTTATTTATGGATTCTGGACTTGGGAGAGAGTCTTTTTCGATTATTTCGCAAGGGAAAATCGATGAAATTCTGAACAGTAAACCAGAAGAACGTCGCTCCATTTTTGAAGAAGCAGCCGGCGTATTAAAATATAAACACCGTAAAAAACAAGCAGAAAATAAATTATTTGAAACCGAAGAAAATTTAAACCGTGTACAAGATATTTTGTATGAATTAGAAGGACAATTAGAACCACTTGAAATGCAAGCTTCTATTGCCAAGGATTACTTATTCCAACAAGAAGAACTAGAAAAATACGAAGTGACGCTACTTGCGAGTGAAATCAGTTCCTTAACAGAAAAACTAGCCGAAGTACGTAAAGAATTTGGCGAAAACCAAACTGTTTTAATCAAGTTGCGCGAAGAATTACACGCCGAAGAAGCAGTTATTTCACGTGAAAAACAAGCACTGAATGAAACAGATATCGCGCTAGATAAATTACAAGAACGCCTTTTAGTCGAAACGGAAAAGCTCGAACAACTAGAAGGAGAGCGAAATCTTCAATTAGAACGTAAAAAGCATAGTAGCGAAAATGAACAAGTCTACGCAGAAACACTGGCGGCAATTACGGAAAAAATTACTGCATTGGAAGAGCAAAAAGAAGTTCTAAGCAGCTCAAAACTCGAAAAAGAAACGGCACTTGAAATTGCTATCAAAGCGAAAAAAGAGCTAGAAGCGACACTTGCCAAATACGATGATTTATCCGAAGAAGCAATCGAAAACCGCAAAAGTGATTATATTGATCTGCGCCATACGCAAACGACAATCAATAATGATTTAGGTTATATTGAGCGCCAAATCGGTCAAATCACGAGTCGAATTGACAAATTAGATTTAGAAAATAGTCATCATGTCGATGATAGAAAAGATATGCTCGCTCAAATCGAAACAACCAAAACACATTTAACAAAAATCCAAAGTGAGCTTACGGAACAAATGGAAATTTACCGTGAAGTACAGCAAACTTTAGCAAAACAAGAAGCTGTTTTTGGAACGCAAGAACGTGCGCTTTATAAACATTATGAAACAGTGCAACAAATGAAATCGCGAAAGGAAACTTTAGAGGAGTTGGCGGACGATTATGCTGGCTTTTTCCAAGGAGTCCGGGAAGTTTTAAAAGCAAAAAAGGAAATTCCAGGAATTTTAGGTGCGCTAGTAGAACTTGTTGAAATTCCCGCGAAATACCAACAAGCCATGGAAACAGCGCTCGGGGCCAGTGCGCAGAACGTTGTTGTAGAAGATGACCGCGTTGCTCGTGAAGCCATCAGTTTCTTGAAAAAAACGAAAAGTGGTCGTGCAACCTTCTTGCCACTTTCGACAATTCAACCTCGCGAACTTCCAGCTGCAACAAAAAACGCTTTAAGCAACCAACCTGCTTTTATCGCACTGGCAAGTGAAGTCATTTCTTTTGATGAAAAAGTTTCTCCGGTCATTTTGAATGCACTAGGTACAACGATTTTAGCGAAAGATTTAAAAGGCGCAAATACGCTTGCTCGTTTAGTCAACTTTAGGTATCGTATTGTGACACTGGAAGGTGACGTCGTGAATGCGGGCGGCTCGATGACAGGTGGAGCAACTAAAGGCGGAAAATCATCTATTTTAACGAGAAAACATGAACTTGGTCAATTAGCAGAGAAGATTGCTGAACTAAATGAATCCACTCGTGAAATAGAATCCGCGGTTCAACTGGCTAAAGATAGCATGGCGAAAAAACGTGAAGAACTCGAAGAAACACGAGTTATTGGTGAAAATTTACGTTTACAAGAAAAGGAATTACTTGGAAAACTAGACCGAGAAACCGAGAATCTAGAGCGCTTTAATAAACAATTACAACTATATGATATTGAAAAAGCGGATGGTAGCGAAGAATTAAACAAACTACTAGAGCGAAAAGAAACTTTACTGCAAGAACAAGTTGAAATCGCAAAACAAATTGAAGTAACTGATGAAGAAATCAAAGCAATGACAAGTTCGAGTAAAGCTTTAGAAAGCAAACGTGCAGCAGATCTAGAAAGTCTGTCGTCCTTAAAAGCGCAAATCGCTGCTAAACGAGAGCAACTTCAATCTGCTACAGAAGCAGTCGAGCGAGTAACAACAACGCTACATGAAAATTACGAACAAAAAGAAGCCGCCGAACAAAAACTAGCTTCCTTAAAAACCAACTTAACTAGTGTCCATACAAGCGAAGAAACAGCTAGAAAATCCATTGAAGAACTACGAAAAGATAAGACTGAAACAAGCGAGAAGCTCACGCAAACAAGACAAACTCGCGCAGAACTCCAAGAAAAACTGGAACTACTAGAAGCGGAGCTAACACAAAAAAATAATCAAATCAGTTTTTATATGGAGCAAAAAAATAATGCGGAAATTAGTATCGGTCGTTTAGAAGTAGATATCGCTAACCGAATTGATCGTCTGCAAGAAGCTTATTTACTAACACCAGAGCAAGCCGAAGAAAAAATCTTGTCAGAAGTAAATACCGAACAAGCGCGTTCGAAAGTTCGTTTGCTAAAACGCTCTATTGATGAACTCGGCATTGTTAACATTGGTGCTATCGAAGAATTCGAGCGTATCCAAGAACGTTTTGATTTCTTAACAGGACAACAAGCGGATTTACTTGCCGCAAAAGAAACTCTCTTTAAAGTCATGGACGAAATGGACGAAGAAATGAAAATTCGTTTTAGTGAAAGTTTTGAAGCCATTAAAACCGAATTTGCGATTGTTTTCCCAGAGCTATTTGGTGGCGGAAGCGCAGAACTGGTTCTACTCGATCCAGAAAATCTCTTAACAACCGGAATTGATATCGTCGTTCAACCTCCAGGCAAAAAACTGCAAAACTTATCGCTTCGTTCTGGTGGCGAACGTGCTTTAACGGCGATTGCTTTACTATTCGCTATCATTCGCGTTCGTCCAGTACCATTCTGTATTTTGGATGAAGTAGAGGCAGCACTAGATGAAGCCAACGTTACGCGATTCAGCCGTTACTTGAAGCAATTTGAATCAGGCACCCAGTTCATCGTTATCACACACCGTAAAGGAACAATGGAAGAAGCCGACGTATTATACGGTGTTACTATGCAAGAGTCCGGCGTTTCCAAACTAGTTTCGGTTCGCTTAGAAGAAACAGCCGAACTCATTAAATAA